One Diabrotica virgifera virgifera chromosome 3, PGI_DIABVI_V3a genomic window carries:
- the LOC114324771 gene encoding uncharacterized protein LOC114324771, producing MGVDCECASVVLGGVYIPLNSSEDIYLGHCSAVETIRNNRPDVPVYLFGDYNLPLASWAHSNEEGLLVDCQENYPAKLICECFSYLNLRQSNIIPNQCGVFLDLIFHRIEDYQKLLLTMEYINGLLKSFEAEVPAYLKSLLIYNGFDNLYSLSQFNIDEDIERMECYARDVLSKVLKGEEKKAMFGIVSEECSLFKIPEGHKKLLRFVKEESEKKIKLLKRPLLCERSEGCPAEKTFPKKRRTVTNKSTSRSESGNEGDGFCTPNDGCVSQDEEQVNYAMQHVLNISRSYIDKFSRNEFDKGKISEERLQDVLNNSKNLKVKMDGEFTAKISCPLCTFISSAYSVKNSKTGRKWVISNFLRHYKIHFKDDGTNLTKKLPIKPQKPEIQTTILNFIKKDANKKCDLNQDFEDPRGNLFDLTDPNTDLNYGASTSSGLHLELTTELSQNDSFIDQNYEIHDEAQQNNPNGVFLHYNTDLDTDSPTDNQSSSQLRTIVVNDFSTEEHQGASQVVNDIPVSELEYNPDNSSPLEDFFFLDNVAEINQSNNGSEKVKSPKAKSLFDDSNSRRERSLRILNELPYHQTQITTFLNTINHAIDTNPEVTNTSSILTENQGINKFNYGTKGLLKYLLDSAIRNSKNKSGHTNKFDDGMKRFWLYIFISAGRMSYEILHSNLKNILPSVTTIHRQLEEMNNILEGEVRIEDLKLYLQKRNYPPIIFISEDQTALIKKVQYDSASNQMVGFVAPLQEQTRFPRINKFPVDSVSDIENAFKNKTLAINAYIFMAQPLVDGSPAFCISIFGSDNRFTSEDVYKRWQYLIKEAGKHGITILGFSSDGDTRCLKSMKIISKLSFTSLNPYSPYFQANYNLENPAVFQDTIHISTKLKTRLLNENISMNMGGKRVSIDNIRYIIENYPRDKHLLCKSFLESSDKMNFNAIDKLSSEHVTNMLKEVPNAEATRQYLILTRNILDAFLLKEISVERRVYLIWYSTFFMRIWKAWLKKNGENIQKNFITTNAYTCIEINAHGIILVIEKLRQNGISEAFLPWLYSSQPCEKVFRETRSMSSTFSTMINYTLLDVLRRLKRIQAMHEISTDLGPNFRFPRQENKRLGNNSSVFKVTEFPSTDEMINIIKKAQEDALSDAKKIGMEMNRDCCIEINLPTCDNPEEQEEVQGSIIITDTISKEHEPDLEPTFLMKTGSFLNIPLHLIIMTLYI from the exons ATGGGAG TGGATTGTGAATGTGCATCAGTTGTCTTGGGTGGAGTATACATTCCTCTGAACTCATCAGAAGATATCTACCTTGGTCATTGCTCAGCAGTTGAAACTATTAGAAACAATAGGCCAGATGTACCTGTATATTTATTTGGCGACTACAATTTACCACTGGCTTCTTGGGCTCACTCAAATGAAGAGGGATTGCTCGTTGACTGCCAAGAAAACTATCCAGCAAAGCTGATATGCGAATGCTTTTCTTACCTAAACCTGAGGCAATCAAATATCATACCAAATCAATGTGGAGTATTTTTGGATCTGATTTTCCACAGGATTGAAGATTATCAGAAACT GTTACTTACGATGGAATATATTAATGGTTTGTTAAAAAGTTTTGAAGCTGAAGTTCCCGCTTATCTCAAATCACTTCTTATATACAACGGATTTGATAATTTATATTCCCTTTCACAGTTTAATATTGATGAAGACATTGAGAGAATGGAGTGTTATGCAAGGGACGTCCTTTCAAAGGTATTGAAAGGAGAAGAAAAAAAAGCAATGTTTGGAATTGTCAGCGAAGAATGCTCTCTATTTAAAATTCCGGAAGGCCATAAAAAGCTTTTGCGCTTTGTAAAGGaagaatcagaaaaaaaaattaaactgctAAAACGTCCACTTCTTTGTGAAAGGTCTGAAGGCTGTCCAGCTGAAAAAACTTTCCCCAAAAAGAGAAGAACAGTGACAAATAAAAGTACATCTCGATCTGAGAGTGGTAATGAAGGCGATGGTTTTTGTACTCCAAATGATGGTTGTGTTTCTCAAGATGAAGAGCAAGTTAATTATGCGATGCAGCATGTTTTAAATATTAGTCGAAGCTATATCGATAAATTTTCACGAAATGAATTCGACAAAGGCAAAATTAGTGAAGAACGATTACAAGATGTTTTAAATAATTCCAAAAACCTTAAAGTCAAAATGGATGgtgaatttactgcaaaaatatCTTGCCCTTTATGTACATTTATTTCTTCAGCCTATTCAGTGAAGAACTCCAAAACCGGAAGAAAATGGGTGATTTCAAACTTCCTGAGACattataaaatacattttaaagatGATGGAACCAACTTAACTAAAAAATTACCGATTAAACCGCAGAAACCCGAAATTCAGACCACTATACTTAACTTTATAAAAAAAGATGCTAATAAAAAATGTGACTTAAACCAAGATTTTGAAGATCCAAGAGGAAATCTCTTTGACCTAACCGATCCCAATACAGATTTAAATTATGGAGCTTCGACATCATCTGGATTGCACTTGGAATTGACTACTGAATTGAGTCAAAATGATTCGTTCATTGACCAAAATTACGAAATTCATGATGAGGCACAGCAAAATAATCCTAATGGGGTTTTTTTACACTATAACACAGACCTCGACACAGACTCTCCAACAGATAATCAATCGTCGAGTCAACTAAGAACAATTGTTGTTAATGATTTTTCTACTGAGGAACATCAAGGAGCCAGCCAAGTTGTAAATGATATCCCAGTATCTGAATTAGAGTATAATCCAGACAATTCATCTCCATTggaagattttttctttcttgaCAATGTAGCGGAAATCAATCAAAGCAATAATGGTTCTGAAAAAGTAAAGTCTCCCAAAGCTAAATCTTTATTTGATGATAGCAATTCCAGAAGAGAAAGAAGCTTGCGCATATTAAATGAGTTACCATATCATCAAACACAAATAACAACTTTTCTAAATACCATAAATCATGCCATAGACACTAACCCAGAAGTTACAAACACCTCAAGTATCCTTACCGAAAATCAAGgcattaataaatttaattatggCACCAAAGGCCTACTAAAATATCTATTAGACTCAGCAATAAGAAACTCTAAAAATAAATCAGGACACACAAATAAATTTGATGATGGAATGAAACGATTCTGGCTTTATATATTCATTAGCGCAGGAAGGATGAGTTATGAAATATTGCactcaaatttaaaaaatatactgcCTTCTGTCACAACTATTCACAGACAACTAGaagaaatgaataatatattagaGGGTGAAGTGAGAATTGAAGACTTAAAACTTTATTTACAAAAGAGAAATTATCCACCCATAATTTTTATATCCGAAGATCAAACTGCACTCATCAAAAAAGTCCAATATGATTCAGCTTCAAATCAAATGGTTGGCTTTGTAGCACCTTTACAGGAACAGACGAGATTTCCTCGCATTAACAAATTCCCAGTTGATTCAGTTAGCGACATTGAAAATGCTTTTAAGAATAAAACATTAGCAATAAATGCATATATTTTTATGGCTCAGCCATTAGTAGATGGATCACCCGCATTTTGTATATCAATATTTGGCAGTGATAATAGATTTACCTCAGAAGATGTTTATAAACGATGGCAATATCTCATAAAGGAAGCAGGAAAACATGGAATTACAATTTTGGGCTTTTCAAGCGATGGTGACACTCGGTgcttaaaaagtatgaaaattatATCGAAATTGTCATTTACTTCATTGAACCCTTACTCTCCCTATTTTCAG gCGAATTACAATTTAGAAAATCCAGCAGTTTTTCAAGACACTATACATATATCAACGAAGCTTAAGACTCgtttattaaatgaaaatatttctatGAATATGGGAGGAAAACGAGTATCTATTGACAATATCCGGTACATAATTGAAAACTATCCTAGAGATAAACACTTATTATGCAAGAGCTTCCTTGAAT CTTCCGACAAAATGAACTTCAATGCAATAGACAAGTTAAGTTCTGAACATGTCACAAATATGCTTAAGGAAGTTCCCAACGCCGAAGCTACAAGGCAATATTTAATACTGACTCGCAACATATTGGATGCATTCTTGTTAAAAGAAATTAGTGTTGAAAGACGAGTATACCTAATTTGGTATTCAACTTTTTTCATGCGTATTTGGAAAGCCTGgctaaaaaaaaatggtgaaaatatCCAAAAGAATTTTATCACCACAAATGCCTATACATGCATAGAAATAAACGCTCATGGAATTATTTTAGTCATTGAAAAACTTCGGCAAAATGGAATTTCAGAAGCTTTTCTTCCATGGCTGTATAGCAGTCAGCCATGTGAAAAAGTATTTAGAGAAACTCGGTCCATGAGTAGCACATTTTCAACTATGATAAATTATACACTGCTGGATGTTTTAAGAAGATTAAAACGTATACAAGCTATGCATGAGATAAGCACAGACTTAG GTCCCAATTTTAGATTCCCCAGGCAAGAAAACAAACGACTTGGAAATAATTCAAGTGTCTTTAAAGTAACTGAGTTTCCATCAACTGATGAAAtgattaacataattaaaaaggcCCAAGAAGACGCACTATCTGACGCTAAAAAAATTGGGATGGAAATGAACAGGGATTGTTGTATAGAAATTAATTTACCGACTTGTGACAATCCGGAAGAGCAAGAAGAGGTGCAGGGAAGTATAATTATCACTGATACCATTTCAAAGGAACATGAGCCAGACCTCGAGCCAACTTTTCTAATGAAGACCGGGAGTTTCTTGAATATACCTCTACATTTAATAATTATGACTCTTTACATTTGA
- the LOC126881716 gene encoding uncharacterized protein LOC126881716 has product MVAVALKVQEWNTNNKNYAFLFKKEGEEHDVLRTEDFAIGFMNKIMEDKLREFPNIICVDGTHGTNKRRMDLTIMLIKDDRNQGFPVAFLLSNRLDQQVQEVFLGALKNRMKTEIRADHFMSDDDPKYYNAWVNTMGNQPNKLLCTWHVIKNWNFQGKSKIKDTTIKKEMKNDLRQIITETDEEKFMELRDIYLTKLKNANETEFCNYLEKKYFKSMKRTKTWAHCYRRNSGINTNMSLESLNNLLKTNYLNRTATGGIEKLLDTMDELVEVKMWKRIVDIKRPNANNYQDRTIIQAHRGAETIKRKMEVTKNMEVYGQYQVRSLTDPNILQNVTLRQVCESECKMLFCRVCKICIHRYQCDCRVYAVRNTLCQHVHLVRMYEESVGTNSVLDDAARCLGETSIIKSRHEEEINEFIRGTLEQTNLTQEKTKRNLQQEYVNNMMNKLDDESFAKFMRVVQGPLEKLNEEAMNITKKRKMEKQQYFPSNKKRNVK; this is encoded by the exons ATGGTAGCTGTAGCCTTAAAGGTTCAGGAATGGAATACTAACAAcaagaattatgctttcttattCAAGAAAGAAG GAGAAGAACATGATGTGCTGAGGACAGAAGATTTTGCCATTGGATTTATGAACAAGATAATGGAGGATAAGTTACGAGAATTCCCTAACATAATATGTGTGGACGGAACCCATGGAACTAATAAAAGACGGATGGACTTAACAATAATGCTTATTAAAGATGACCGAAACCAAGGATTTCCAGTTGCCTTCTTACTGTCAAACAGACTGGACCAACAAGTTCAAGAAGTTTTTTTAG GTGCCCTCAAGAATAGGATGAAGACAGAGATTCGCGCAGATCATTTCATGAGTGATGATGATCCCAAGTATTACAATGCATGGGTGAATACAATGGGAAATCAACCGAATAAGCTTTTATGTACCTGGCACGTGATCAAAAATTGGAATTTTCAAGGGAAGAGTAAAATAAAGGATACAACTATAAAGAAGGAAATGAAAAACGACCTGAGGCAGATTATTACAGAAACGGATGAAGAAAAATTTATGGAATTACGGGATATCTACTTAACCAAACTGAAAAATGCAAATGAGACAGAATTTTGCAATTATCTGGAAAA GAAATACTTTAAGTCTATGAAGAGAACAAAAACGTGGGCCCATTGTTATAGAAGAAATTCTGGAATTAATACCAACATGTCCCTGGAGTCGCTGAACAATCTACTGAAGACCAACTACCTAAATCGGACTGCAACAGGAGGAATCGAGAAATTATTGGATACTATGGATGAGCTAGTGGAGGTAAAAATGTGGAAAAGAATTGTGGACATAAAACGGCCAAACGCAAACAATTATCAGGACAGGACTATAATTCAGGCACACAGAGGGGCAGAAACGATCAAAAGGAAAATGGAGGTTACGAAGAATATGGAGGTATATGGGCAATATCAGGTAAGATCCCTTACGGATCCTAATATATTACAAAATGTAACTTTAAGACAAGTGTGTGAAAGTGAATGTAAGATGTTGTTTTGTAGAGTTTGTAAAATTTGTATACACCGTTATCAGTGTGACTGTAGAGTATATGCAGTGAGAAATACCTTGTGTCAGCATGTGCACTTGGTAAGAATGTATGAGGAGAGCGTGGGTACTAACTCTGTTTTAGATGATGCTGCAAGGTGTTTGGGAGAAACTTCAATTATCAAATCAAGGCATGAGGAGGAAATTAATGAATTTATCAGAGGGACGCTAGAACAGACAAATCTAACCCAGGAAAAAACCAAACGAAATCTTCAACAGGAATACGTCAATaatatgatgaacaaattagatgACGAATCTTTTGCCAAATTTATGAGGGTGGTTCAAGGACCGTTGGAAAAACTTAATGAAGAGGCAATGAACATTACAAAGAAGCGAAAAATGGAGAAGCAGCAGTATTTTCCTTCAAATAAAAAAAGGAATGttaagtaa